One genomic window of Paraburkholderia acidiphila includes the following:
- a CDS encoding P-II family nitrogen regulator, giving the protein MKLITAIIKPFKLDEAREALSAIGVSGITVTEVKGFGRQKGHTELYRGAEYVVDFLPKVKIEAAVADDIVEQAIEAVERAARTGKIGDGKIFVTPIEQVIRIRTGETGADAL; this is encoded by the coding sequence ATGAAACTGATTACAGCAATCATCAAGCCCTTCAAGCTCGATGAGGCGCGCGAAGCCCTCTCGGCGATCGGCGTGTCGGGGATCACGGTGACGGAGGTGAAAGGCTTCGGTCGCCAGAAGGGGCACACCGAGCTGTACCGCGGCGCGGAGTATGTCGTGGACTTCCTGCCGAAGGTGAAGATCGAAGCCGCCGTGGCCGACGACATCGTCGAGCAGGCCATCGAAGCGGTGGAACGCGCGGCCCGCACGGGCAAGATCGGCGACGGCAAGATTTTCGTCACGCCGATCGAACAAGTGATCCGCATCCGCACCGGCGAGACCGGCGCCGACGCACTGTAA
- the gshA gene encoding glutamate--cysteine ligase, producing MVPHLVTALNGPLLELEQRILDATPAIERWFRLEWQEHTPPFYASVDLRNAGFKLAPVDTNLFPGAFHCLPQEVLPLAVQAAMAAIEKICPDAKNLLVIPEMHTRNAFYLENVARLATIMRQAGLNVRFGTLDETIAGPVTISLADGQKIVLEPLERSQRRLGLKNFDPCSILLNNDLSGGIPPVLENLHEQYVLPPLHAGWAVRRKSTHFSCYDDVAKKFAKMVGVDPWMINPYFAHVEGVDFEARTGEEQLATAIDVVLKKIAKKYREYGITEKPYVVIKSDAGTDGRGVMTVHDASEVAALTKRERAKMSATKDGLEVHDVIVQEGVYTFEHIGDEVAEPVVYMIDRYVVGGFYRAHGSRERDQNLNAPGMHFVPLGFEHTALPDTRAKAGAAPPNRFYMYGVVARLGLLAASVELEKTDPEAIQV from the coding sequence ATGGTCCCGCATCTGGTTACGGCGTTGAATGGTCCGCTCCTCGAACTGGAGCAGCGGATTCTCGACGCGACGCCGGCCATCGAGCGCTGGTTCCGCCTCGAATGGCAGGAGCACACGCCGCCGTTCTACGCTTCGGTCGACCTGCGCAATGCCGGTTTCAAGCTCGCGCCCGTCGACACCAACCTGTTTCCCGGCGCCTTCCATTGCCTGCCGCAGGAAGTGCTGCCGCTCGCCGTGCAGGCGGCCATGGCCGCCATCGAAAAGATCTGCCCGGACGCGAAGAACCTGCTCGTGATTCCGGAGATGCACACGCGCAACGCGTTCTATCTGGAGAATGTCGCGCGTCTCGCCACGATCATGCGCCAGGCGGGCCTGAACGTACGCTTCGGCACGCTCGACGAAACCATCGCCGGGCCGGTGACGATTTCGCTCGCGGACGGCCAGAAGATCGTGCTCGAACCGCTCGAGCGTTCGCAGCGCCGCCTCGGGCTGAAGAACTTCGACCCGTGTTCGATCCTGCTGAATAACGATCTTTCCGGCGGTATTCCGCCCGTGCTCGAAAACCTGCACGAACAGTACGTGCTGCCGCCGCTGCATGCGGGCTGGGCGGTGCGCCGCAAGTCCACGCACTTCTCCTGCTACGACGACGTGGCGAAAAAGTTCGCGAAGATGGTGGGCGTGGACCCGTGGATGATCAATCCGTACTTCGCGCACGTGGAAGGCGTGGACTTCGAGGCGCGCACGGGCGAAGAGCAGCTCGCCACCGCCATCGACGTCGTGCTCAAGAAGATCGCGAAGAAGTATCGCGAGTACGGCATCACCGAAAAGCCCTACGTCGTCATCAAATCCGATGCCGGCACGGACGGCCGCGGCGTGATGACGGTGCACGACGCCTCGGAGGTCGCCGCACTCACGAAGCGCGAACGTGCGAAGATGTCGGCCACGAAGGACGGGCTCGAAGTGCACGACGTGATCGTGCAGGAAGGCGTCTACACGTTCGAGCATATCGGCGACGAAGTGGCCGAGCCGGTCGTGTACATGATCGACCGCTACGTGGTGGGCGGCTTCTACCGCGCGCACGGCAGCCGCGAGCGCGACCAGAACCTGAACGCGCCGGGCATGCATTTCGTGCCGCTCGGCTTCGAGCACACGGCGCTGCCCGACACGCGCGCGAAAGCGGGTGCGGCGCCGCCGAACCGCTTTTACATGTACGGCGTGGTGGCGCGGCTCGGCTTGCTGGCGGCCTCGGTCGAGCTGGAGAAGACCGACCCCGAGGCGATCCAGGTCTGA
- a CDS encoding PTS sugar transporter subunit IIA, translated as MAGILIIAHAPLATALRECIAHIYGGCPARIGALDVLPDSDPAEVVAKANSEIERLREDNGALVLTDMFGATPSNIAARLATVPEVRVLAGVNLPMLVRAVCYRATPLDTLVEKALAGASKGVQTIGPTMPPVAAAASECGCPPTPCAESAADTTKHAANQPAGQGASQSAAATLGAACTGGVAAGVLRPAGTA; from the coding sequence ATGGCAGGGATTCTGATCATTGCGCACGCACCGCTCGCCACCGCGCTACGCGAGTGCATCGCGCATATCTATGGCGGTTGTCCGGCACGTATCGGCGCGCTCGACGTGCTCCCCGACAGCGACCCGGCCGAGGTGGTCGCCAAGGCCAATTCGGAGATCGAGCGCTTGCGCGAAGACAACGGCGCGCTCGTGTTGACCGACATGTTCGGCGCCACACCGTCGAACATTGCGGCACGCCTCGCCACGGTGCCCGAGGTGCGCGTGCTGGCCGGCGTGAATTTGCCGATGCTGGTGCGTGCCGTGTGCTACCGTGCGACGCCGCTCGACACGCTCGTCGAAAAAGCGCTTGCTGGCGCGAGCAAGGGCGTCCAGACCATCGGGCCGACCATGCCGCCCGTTGCGGCAGCGGCGAGCGAATGCGGCTGTCCGCCCACGCCCTGCGCCGAAAGCGCTGCCGACACGACAAAGCACGCCGCAAATCAGCCCGCAGGCCAAGGGGCAAGCCAATCGGCCGCCGCAACGTTGGGCGCGGCTTGCACAGGCGGCGTCGCGGCGGGCGTATTGAGGCCGGCCGGCACCGCCTGA
- a CDS encoding accessory factor UbiK family protein, whose translation MKQPNDVFNDLQSRVSDLLKNSPARDVERNVRAMLSQGFSKLDLVTREEFDAQTQVLVRTRQRLEELERRVAELEQKLPVTSQSS comes from the coding sequence ATGAAGCAACCAAACGACGTATTCAATGATCTGCAGTCGCGCGTGAGCGATCTGCTGAAGAACTCGCCGGCGCGCGATGTCGAACGCAATGTGCGTGCAATGTTGTCGCAAGGCTTTTCGAAGCTGGACCTCGTTACGCGTGAGGAATTCGACGCGCAAACGCAGGTGCTCGTGCGCACGCGCCAGCGCCTCGAAGAACTCGAGCGCCGCGTGGCCGAACTCGAACAAAAGCTGCCGGTGACTAGCCAGTCCTCCTGA
- the ptsP gene encoding phosphoenolpyruvate--protein phosphotransferase, whose product MPFTLHGIPVSRGIAIGRAYLIAPAALDVDHYLIEPAQIEDEIERFRVALKAVEHELDTLRADLAADAPSEMGAFIGVHLMILNDVMLVQETIDLIRTRRFNVEWALTEQLERLSRHFDDVEDEYLRERKADIEQVVERVLKSLAGAMPPSLHGGCDEMIVVAHDIAPADMLQFKGQTFQGFVTDLGGRTSHTAIVARSLGIPAAVGMQQASALIRQDDLIIVDGDHGVVIVDPAPIVLEEYTYRQSEMALERRKLQRLKFSPTQTLCGAKIQLYANIELPDDAQAALDSGATGVGLFRTEFLFMNHKNHLPEEDEQFAAYRRAVELMNGLPVTIRTIDVGADKPLDAMGGSDGFETAANPALGLRAIRWSLSEPQMFLTQLRAILRASAFGSVKILIPMLAHAQQIDQTLDLIREAKRQLDDAGFAYDPNIQVGAMIEIPAAALALPMFLRRLDFLSIGTNDLIQYALAIDRADNAVADLYDPLHPAVLQLIAHTLREAKRAGVPVSVCGEMAGDPAFTRLLLGMGLTEFSMHPSQLLVVKQEILRSQLKTLEKPVSEVLAAYEPEELQAALLRVAQA is encoded by the coding sequence GTGCCGTTCACGCTGCATGGAATTCCCGTATCACGCGGTATTGCCATCGGGCGAGCGTATCTGATCGCCCCGGCTGCGCTCGACGTCGACCACTACCTCATCGAGCCCGCGCAGATCGAAGACGAAATCGAGCGCTTTCGCGTGGCGCTCAAGGCCGTCGAGCACGAGCTCGACACGCTGCGCGCCGACCTCGCCGCCGACGCCCCTTCCGAGATGGGCGCGTTCATCGGCGTTCACCTCATGATCCTGAACGACGTCATGCTCGTGCAGGAGACCATCGACCTCATCCGCACGCGCCGCTTCAATGTGGAGTGGGCGCTTACCGAACAGCTCGAACGCCTCTCGCGCCACTTCGACGACGTCGAGGACGAATACCTGCGCGAGCGCAAGGCCGATATCGAACAGGTCGTGGAGCGCGTGCTGAAGTCGCTCGCGGGCGCGATGCCCCCGTCGCTGCACGGCGGCTGCGACGAGATGATCGTCGTCGCGCACGACATCGCGCCTGCCGACATGCTGCAGTTCAAGGGGCAAACGTTCCAGGGCTTCGTCACCGATCTGGGCGGGCGCACCTCGCACACGGCCATCGTCGCGCGCAGTCTGGGCATTCCGGCGGCCGTGGGCATGCAGCAGGCGAGCGCGCTGATCCGTCAGGACGATCTCATCATCGTCGATGGTGATCATGGCGTCGTGATCGTCGATCCCGCGCCCATCGTGCTGGAGGAGTACACCTACCGGCAAAGCGAGATGGCGCTCGAGCGGCGCAAGCTCCAGCGCCTGAAGTTCTCGCCCACGCAAACGCTGTGCGGCGCGAAGATCCAGCTCTACGCGAACATCGAACTACCCGACGACGCGCAGGCCGCGCTCGACTCGGGCGCGACGGGCGTGGGCCTTTTTCGCACCGAGTTCCTGTTCATGAACCACAAGAACCACTTGCCGGAGGAGGACGAGCAGTTCGCGGCCTACCGCCGCGCGGTGGAACTCATGAACGGGCTGCCCGTGACGATCCGCACGATCGACGTGGGCGCGGACAAACCGCTCGACGCCATGGGCGGCAGCGACGGCTTTGAGACGGCCGCGAACCCCGCGCTCGGGCTGCGTGCGATCCGCTGGAGTCTTTCCGAGCCGCAGATGTTCCTCACACAGTTGCGCGCCATCCTGCGCGCTTCGGCGTTCGGCTCGGTCAAGATCCTGATTCCGATGCTCGCGCACGCGCAGCAGATCGATCAGACGCTCGATCTGATCCGCGAGGCGAAGCGCCAGCTCGACGACGCCGGGTTCGCCTACGATCCCAACATCCAGGTCGGTGCGATGATCGAGATTCCGGCGGCGGCGCTCGCACTGCCGATGTTCCTGCGCCGTCTCGATTTTCTCTCGATCGGCACCAACGACCTGATCCAGTACGCGCTTGCCATCGACCGGGCCGACAACGCGGTGGCCGACCTGTACGACCCGCTGCATCCGGCCGTGCTGCAGCTGATCGCGCATACGCTGCGCGAGGCGAAGCGCGCAGGCGTGCCGGTTTCGGTGTGCGGAGAAATGGCGGGGGACCCCGCGTTCACGCGCTTGCTGCTCGGCATGGGGCTCACCGAGTTTTCGATGCATCCGAGCCAGCTGCTCGTGGTGAAGCAGGAGATCCTGCGCTCGCAACTCAAGACGCTCGAAAAGCCGGTGTCGGAAGTGCTGGCCGCCTACGAGCCCGAGGAGCTGCAGGCGGCGCTGCTGCGTGTGGCGCAAGCCTGA
- a CDS encoding HPr family phosphocarrier protein, producing the protein MLQQETTIVNKLGLHARASAKLTQLAGNYQSEIWMSRNGRRINAKSIMGVMMLAAGIGSTVMIETEGPDEADAMSALLKLIADKFGEGQ; encoded by the coding sequence ATGCTGCAACAAGAAACGACCATCGTGAATAAACTCGGCCTGCACGCGCGGGCGTCGGCGAAGCTGACGCAGCTCGCAGGCAACTATCAGTCGGAAATCTGGATGAGCCGCAACGGCCGCCGCATCAACGCCAAGAGCATCATGGGGGTCATGATGCTGGCGGCAGGTATCGGCAGTACGGTGATGATCGAAACCGAAGGCCCGGACGAGGCCGACGCCATGAGCGCGCTGCTCAAGCTGATCGCCGATAAGTTTGGCGAAGGTCAGTAA
- the gshB gene encoding glutathione synthase: MDILFIADPLERFKIYKDSTYAMMAEAAKRGHTLFACEPQHLAWVNGQVEADVRRFEIVGDTADLHRETWFKDSPDSRALTGFDAVVMRKDPPFDMEYVTSTWLLEIAERSGAKIFNKPQSIRDHSEKLAIGEFPQFVAPTLVTRSAARLRKFHEAHQDVILKPLDGMGGMGVFRVKADGMNLGSIIEMLSHDGARSVMAQKFIPEIKAGDKRILLIGGEPVPYSLARIPQGNEVRGNLAAGGLGVAQPLTARDLEIAKALGPTLAARGLLLVGLDAIGDWLTEVNVTSPTCFREIMEQTGFDVAAMFIDALERAAA; this comes from the coding sequence ATGGACATTCTCTTCATCGCCGATCCGCTCGAACGGTTCAAGATCTACAAGGACTCGACCTACGCGATGATGGCCGAGGCCGCGAAGCGCGGCCACACGCTCTTCGCGTGCGAGCCGCAGCACCTCGCATGGGTGAACGGCCAGGTCGAAGCCGACGTGCGGCGCTTCGAGATCGTCGGCGATACGGCGGACCTGCATCGTGAAACGTGGTTCAAGGATTCGCCCGATTCGCGCGCGCTCACGGGCTTTGACGCCGTCGTCATGCGCAAGGACCCGCCGTTCGACATGGAGTACGTGACGTCCACGTGGCTGCTGGAGATCGCCGAGCGCTCGGGCGCGAAGATCTTCAACAAGCCGCAGTCGATTCGCGATCATTCGGAAAAGCTCGCCATCGGCGAATTTCCGCAATTCGTCGCGCCCACGCTCGTCACGCGCAGCGCGGCGCGTCTGCGCAAGTTCCACGAAGCGCATCAGGACGTGATCCTGAAGCCGCTCGACGGCATGGGCGGCATGGGCGTGTTCCGCGTGAAGGCGGACGGCATGAACCTCGGCTCGATCATCGAGATGCTGAGCCACGACGGCGCGCGCAGTGTGATGGCGCAGAAGTTCATCCCCGAGATCAAGGCCGGCGACAAGCGCATTCTGCTGATCGGCGGCGAGCCGGTGCCGTATTCGCTTGCGCGCATTCCTCAGGGCAATGAAGTGCGCGGCAATCTGGCGGCGGGCGGACTGGGCGTCGCGCAACCGCTCACGGCGCGCGACCTGGAGATCGCGAAGGCGCTCGGCCCGACGCTCGCGGCACGCGGTCTGCTGCTCGTAGGGCTCGATGCCATCGGCGACTGGCTCACCGAGGTCAATGTCACGAGCCCGACGTGTTTCCGCGAAATCATGGAGCAGACGGGCTTCGACGTGGCCGCCATGTTTATCGACGCGCTGGAGCGTGCCGCGGCCTGA
- a CDS encoding TlpA family protein disulfide reductase, with translation MRIGAAVVVVAIAVAGYFAFFGSQQRVPDATFTLLSGQKVSTNDLKGKVYLVNFWATSCTTCMAEMPKMVQTYNRFKGEGLEFVAVAMNYDAPMYVANYAQTRQLPFKVAMDDGSAAKQFGNVQLTPTTFVIGRDGKILKRYVGEPQFAELDQLLQKALATGQAT, from the coding sequence ATGCGCATTGGCGCGGCGGTGGTCGTCGTCGCGATCGCCGTGGCCGGCTACTTCGCGTTCTTCGGCAGCCAGCAGCGCGTTCCCGACGCCACCTTCACGCTCCTGTCCGGCCAGAAGGTCTCCACGAACGACCTGAAGGGCAAGGTCTACCTCGTCAACTTCTGGGCGACGAGCTGCACCACCTGCATGGCGGAAATGCCGAAGATGGTCCAGACCTATAACCGCTTTAAAGGCGAAGGCCTCGAGTTCGTGGCGGTCGCCATGAACTACGACGCGCCGATGTACGTGGCCAACTACGCGCAAACACGTCAGCTGCCGTTCAAGGTGGCGATGGACGACGGATCGGCCGCGAAGCAGTTCGGCAACGTCCAGCTCACGCCCACCACCTTCGTGATCGGCCGCGACGGCAAGATTCTCAAGCGCTACGTGGGCGAGCCGCAGTTCGCGGAACTCGACCAGTTGCTTCAGAAGGCGCTGGCAACCGGACAGGCGACCTGA
- a CDS encoding HesA/MoeB/ThiF family protein, with the protein MNDDQLLRYSRHILVDEIGIEAQQRFLDAHAIVVGAGGLGSPAAMYLAASGVGTLTLVDNDTVDLTNLQRQIMHETASVGRAKVESGRDAIARLNPEVKLNALQTRIDDAWLDTHVPGATVVLDCTDNFATRHAINRACVKHGVPLVSGAALRFDGQISTFDFRDDASPCYACVFPEDQPFEEVACSTMGVFAPTVGIIGAMQAAEALRVIGGIGAPLVGRLMMLDSLRMEWNTMRVARQPDCPVCGERHRHA; encoded by the coding sequence ATGAACGACGACCAACTCCTTCGCTATTCCCGCCATATCCTCGTCGACGAGATCGGCATCGAGGCGCAGCAGCGCTTTCTCGACGCGCATGCGATCGTCGTGGGCGCGGGTGGCCTCGGCTCGCCGGCGGCGATGTATCTCGCGGCCTCGGGCGTGGGCACGCTCACGCTCGTCGACAACGACACCGTCGATCTCACCAACCTGCAGCGGCAGATCATGCACGAGACGGCGTCGGTGGGCCGCGCGAAGGTCGAGTCGGGCCGCGATGCCATCGCGCGCCTGAATCCCGAGGTGAAGCTGAACGCGCTGCAAACGCGCATCGACGATGCGTGGCTCGATACGCACGTGCCGGGCGCGACGGTCGTGCTCGACTGCACCGACAACTTCGCCACGCGCCATGCGATCAACCGCGCGTGCGTGAAGCACGGCGTGCCGCTCGTCTCGGGCGCGGCGCTGCGCTTCGACGGCCAGATCAGCACGTTCGACTTTCGCGACGACGCCTCGCCGTGCTACGCGTGCGTGTTTCCCGAAGATCAACCCTTCGAGGAAGTGGCGTGTTCGACGATGGGTGTGTTCGCGCCTACGGTGGGCATCATCGGCGCGATGCAGGCGGCCGAGGCGCTACGCGTGATTGGCGGCATCGGCGCGCCGCTCGTCGGGCGGCTCATGATGCTCGACTCGCTGCGCATGGAGTGGAACACGATGCGTGTGGCGCGCCAGCCGGATTGCCCGGTGTGCGGCGAGCGGCACCGGCACGCTTGA
- a CDS encoding ammonium transporter, whose protein sequence is MRKLLMSLMMAGSLLAGGVGAALADDASAPAAASAPAAAASAPDATAATPASAPAADAASAPAAAASAPADASAAAAAAPAAPTAPFSVDSSKINSGDTAWMLTSTALVLFMTIPGLALFYGGMVRKKNVLATLMQSFAITCVVTVIWTVVGYSIAFTPGGSFIGGFSRIFLEGMNYIKGDKATTLTVSHLAPTIPETVYFVYQMTFAIITPALITGAFADRMKFSAMLVFMSLWSIIVYSPIAHMVWEPTGWLASAGILDFAGGTVVHINAGIAGLVCCLVLGKRVGYGREVMAPHNLTLTLMGAAMLWVGWFGFNAGSAVAADGRAGFAMLTTQIATACAALGWMFAEWIAKGKPSVLGIASGAVAGLVAITPASGFVGVLGAIVIGVVAGVVCFWSATWLKHKFNYDDSLDAFGVHGIGGIIGAILTGVFAVKDIGGADGSVILQAKGVLTTLIYSGVVSFILLKVIDMVMGLRVSEEDEREGLDVVLHGERVE, encoded by the coding sequence ATGCGCAAACTTTTGATGTCCCTGATGATGGCTGGCTCGCTGCTGGCCGGCGGCGTCGGCGCCGCACTTGCGGACGACGCATCCGCGCCCGCCGCGGCCTCCGCGCCGGCGGCCGCCGCTTCGGCGCCTGACGCAACGGCCGCCACTCCGGCTTCGGCGCCCGCCGCCGACGCCGCTTCGGCACCGGCAGCCGCAGCCAGCGCCCCCGCAGACGCATCGGCAGCTGCAGCCGCCGCGCCCGCCGCACCGACCGCGCCGTTCTCGGTCGATTCGTCGAAGATCAACTCCGGCGACACCGCGTGGATGCTGACCTCCACCGCGCTCGTGCTGTTCATGACGATCCCGGGCCTCGCGCTGTTCTACGGCGGCATGGTCCGCAAGAAGAACGTGCTGGCCACGCTCATGCAGAGCTTCGCGATCACCTGCGTGGTCACGGTGATCTGGACGGTGGTGGGCTACTCCATCGCGTTCACGCCGGGCGGCTCGTTCATCGGCGGCTTCTCGCGCATCTTCCTTGAGGGTATGAACTACATCAAGGGCGACAAGGCGACGACGCTCACCGTGAGCCATCTCGCGCCGACCATCCCCGAGACGGTGTACTTCGTCTATCAGATGACGTTCGCGATCATCACCCCGGCGCTCATCACCGGCGCGTTTGCCGACCGCATGAAGTTCTCGGCGATGCTCGTGTTCATGTCGCTGTGGTCGATCATCGTCTACTCGCCGATCGCGCACATGGTCTGGGAACCGACCGGCTGGCTCGCCAGCGCCGGCATCCTCGACTTCGCAGGCGGCACGGTCGTGCACATCAACGCCGGTATCGCGGGTCTGGTGTGCTGCCTCGTGCTCGGCAAGCGGGTTGGCTACGGCCGCGAAGTGATGGCTCCGCACAACCTCACGCTCACGCTGATGGGTGCAGCCATGCTGTGGGTGGGCTGGTTCGGCTTCAACGCGGGTTCGGCAGTGGCGGCTGACGGCCGTGCCGGCTTCGCGATGCTCACGACGCAAATCGCTACGGCTTGCGCAGCACTCGGCTGGATGTTCGCTGAATGGATCGCCAAGGGTAAGCCATCGGTGCTCGGCATCGCTTCGGGTGCAGTGGCAGGTCTCGTGGCCATTACGCCGGCATCGGGCTTCGTCGGTGTGCTCGGCGCGATCGTGATCGGCGTGGTGGCTGGCGTGGTCTGCTTCTGGTCGGCTACGTGGCTCAAGCACAAGTTCAACTACGACGACTCGCTCGACGCGTTCGGCGTGCACGGCATCGGCGGCATCATCGGTGCGATTCTGACCGGCGTGTTCGCAGTGAAGGACATCGGCGGTGCGGATGGCAGCGTCATCCTGCAAGCCAAGGGCGTGCTCACGACCCTCATCTACAGCGGCGTGGTGAGTTTCATCCTCCTGAAGGTGATCGACATGGTCATGGGTCTGCGCGTGTCGGAAGAAGACGAGCGCGAAGGTCTGGACGTGGTTCTGCATGGCGAGCGCGTGGAATAA
- a CDS encoding YifB family Mg chelatase-like AAA ATPase, whose amino-acid sequence MSLAVVRSRAPAAGRAPEVTVEVHLANGLPSFSIVGLPDLEVRESRERVRAALSNCGFDFPVRRITVNLAPADLPKESGRFDLPIALGILAASGQLPAAALAHREFAGELSLTGAVRPMRGAFAMACGTARAHKERAARAEEAATSSLDALAESDVLRIPDTEIDEATLALAQAPRDRLGMPELYLPAQNAVEAALVPGVAVYGAADLRSLCAHLAGADPEARLAPVRASAPDAAAVAAPLDMADVVGQRGARRALEVAAAGGHHLLMIGPPGAGKSMLAARLPGLLPLMTDDEALASAALLSASAIGFTPQQWRQRPFRAPHHSSSAAALIGGRNPPQPGEITLAHLGVLFLDELPEFDRHVLETLREPLEAGSITISRAAWQTDFPAACQLVAAMNPCPCGWRGDPAGRCRCTAESAARYLRKLSGPLLDRIDIQIEIPALPPAELAARAMTNAESSAAIAARVQAARERQLARQGKTNRELSGRETDAVCQPDAAGVALLREAGERFGWSARAHYRVLKVARTIADLAGASMPEAAHVAEAVQYRRVFAER is encoded by the coding sequence ATGTCGCTTGCCGTGGTGCGCAGCCGCGCGCCGGCTGCTGGCCGCGCGCCCGAAGTCACCGTAGAAGTCCATCTCGCCAACGGGCTGCCGTCGTTTTCCATCGTTGGACTGCCCGATCTCGAAGTACGCGAAAGCCGCGAGCGCGTGCGCGCCGCGCTCTCGAACTGCGGCTTCGATTTCCCGGTGAGGCGCATTACCGTCAACCTCGCGCCCGCTGATTTGCCCAAGGAATCCGGCCGCTTCGATCTGCCGATCGCGCTCGGCATTCTCGCGGCCAGCGGGCAGCTTCCTGCTGCGGCGCTCGCGCACCGCGAGTTCGCGGGCGAGCTTTCGCTCACCGGCGCCGTGCGGCCGATGCGCGGTGCGTTCGCCATGGCATGCGGCACCGCACGCGCGCACAAGGAGCGCGCCGCGCGTGCTGAAGAGGCGGCAACGTCCAGTCTCGACGCCCTAGCCGAAAGCGATGTCCTTCGGATTCCTGATACTGAGATCGACGAAGCAACGCTCGCACTCGCCCAGGCGCCACGCGACCGCTTAGGTATGCCCGAGCTGTATCTGCCTGCACAAAACGCCGTCGAAGCGGCGCTGGTGCCAGGTGTTGCGGTGTACGGCGCGGCAGACCTGCGCTCGCTCTGCGCGCACCTTGCGGGCGCCGATCCCGAAGCGCGCCTCGCACCCGTGCGTGCGAGCGCCCCCGACGCCGCAGCCGTCGCCGCCCCCCTCGACATGGCCGACGTGGTCGGCCAGCGCGGTGCGCGCCGGGCGCTCGAAGTCGCCGCGGCCGGAGGGCATCATCTGCTGATGATCGGGCCACCAGGCGCCGGCAAGTCGATGCTCGCCGCGCGTCTGCCCGGACTGCTGCCCCTCATGACCGACGACGAAGCACTCGCCTCCGCCGCCCTGCTCTCGGCCAGCGCGATCGGCTTCACGCCGCAGCAGTGGCGGCAGCGGCCGTTTCGCGCGCCGCACCACTCATCGAGCGCGGCAGCGCTGATCGGCGGGCGCAATCCGCCGCAACCGGGCGAGATTACGCTCGCGCACTTAGGTGTCCTGTTCCTCGATGAATTGCCCGAGTTCGACCGCCACGTGCTCGAAACGCTGCGCGAGCCGCTCGAAGCGGGTTCGATCACGATCTCGCGCGCCGCGTGGCAAACCGACTTTCCGGCAGCGTGCCAGCTGGTTGCCGCGATGAACCCCTGCCCGTGCGGCTGGCGCGGCGACCCCGCCGGGCGCTGCCGCTGCACGGCCGAAAGCGCCGCGCGCTATTTGCGCAAGCTCTCGGGGCCGCTCCTCGACCGCATCGACATCCAGATCGAAATTCCCGCGTTGCCGCCCGCCGAACTGGCCGCTCGCGCCATGACGAATGCCGAATCGAGCGCCGCGATCGCCGCGCGCGTGCAGGCGGCGCGCGAGCGTCAATTGGCGCGCCAGGGTAAAACCAATCGCGAATTGAGCGGCCGCGAGACCGACGCGGTTTGTCAGCCCGACGCGGCAGGTGTTGCGCTGCTACGCGAAGCGGGCGAGCGCTTCGGCTGGTCGGCGCGCGCGCACTACCGGGTGCTCAAGGTCGCACGCACGATTGCCGATCTCGCCGGTGCGTCCATGCCCGAAGCCGCACACGTGGCGGAGGCCGTGCAGTACCGGCGCGTGTTTGCCGAGCGTTAG